CGGACCTTCACGAAGTGGTCGTACTCGCTCGCCGCGGCGCTGGTGACCAGTGTCGTCGCGTTCAGGGTCAGGGAGCGCAGCTGCGCGAGCGTGAGGCGGGTTCCCGCTCCGGCGAGATCCGGACGTGCGTGGGCGGTGCTCAGTGCGTCGTCGAGGATCCGCTCGTACTCGGCGCGGTCCTCGGTCAGCAGGTGCGGAGCCACGTTCATGTGCATCCCCCGATGCTCCGTAGGCCCGGATCAGCCGTGGGAAACGGTCGGTTGGGCGGAAACGGAGGAGAGCCTGCTACGGATGGACCCGATGGTATTGCGGCGGTGCCACACGCTGACAGGGTGTTTCCCGAATTCGCCTTCCCCGGATGCGGAGGGTTATGCGTCAGCCGTTCAACGGGAGTTGGACGACCAGTAGCTTTCCGGCCATGGTCACTCCGCCGTCCATGGCGATCGCCAGACCGTCCGCGTACACGTGCGGTCCGTCGACGAGCGGGCCCGAACTGCCCTCGCCCTCCTCCGTGCCGACCTGGCCGAGGAGGTACGGGATGGGGCTGTGGCCGTGCACGATCCGTGAGCCGCCGTAGGTGGAGAGCAGCTCCTGGACGGCCTGCGGGCCGCCCTCGTCGCGGAACGCGAAGCGCTTGGTGAACTTGCGGAAGACGTCCCAGACCTCGTCGGCGTCGTTCCGGGTGAGGATCTCGTGGACCGTGTCGTTGACGTCCTCGATGGTCTGGCCGTAGTCGAGGTACGCGGTGGTGTCGGAGTGCAGCAGGAGGTGGTCGTCCTCCCGCACCACGGCGTCGAGCCGGGACATCCACTGCAGATGGACGTCCTGGAGCCGGTCCATGTCGTGCTTCTGGCCGCCGTTGAGCAGCCAGGCGGCCTGGAAGGTGGCGGTGCCCGCACCGGAGTTCACCGGCGTGTCGCCGAAGCGCTTGGCGCCGATGAGCAGCAGCTCGTGGTTGCCCATGAGGGCCTTGCAGTAGCCGCCCGCGGCGGCGGCCTCGGCGGAGAGGCGCATGACGAGGTCGATGACGCCGATGCCGTCGGGGCCGCGGTCGGTGAAGTCGCCGAGGAACCAGAGACGGGCGTTGCCCGCGGCCCAGCTGCCGTTCCCGTCGATGAGTCCCTGGGCGCGGAGGGCCTCGACGAGCTCGTCGAGGTAGCCGTGCACGTCGCCGACGACGAAGAGCGGGCCGGGCCCCTCGCCGTTCGCGGGGGCGGGTTCGGCGGCGGGGACGGGCTCGGGGGCGACCTGGACCTGGACGGTGTCCCCGCGGTTGATGACCGGGAGGTCGCGCTCGGTCGGTGTGTAGCCCTCGGGCATCCCGCCCTCGGGGAAGGCGTTCCCGGGGTGGCCGGTGGCCACGGAGACGATGGAGGAGCCGGCCGGGTCGGGGGCGTACGCGGGAGCGGTACGACGTCCCAGGTGCAGGGTCGGCTCGGCGGGCGCGGGCGCGGGCGGACCGGCCATGGGCGCGGCCGCGACGGGCGCGTGCGGGGGGAAGGCGGGGGCGGCCGGGGCCGCCGGAGGCTCGGGTGCCGCCGCGGAGGCCGCGGGCACCGGTGCGGCGGGCGCGGAGCCCACGGGCACGGAAGCCGCGTGCGCGGGCGCGCGGACGGCGGCCGGGGGCGCGGCGGATGAGGCCACGGACACGCGCTCCGGGGGAGCGGGTTCTGCCGGTGGCGGCACCGGCAGGGGTTCCGTGGTCGTCGGATCGGTGGCATGGCCCTGTACGGGCACGCGGGCGTACGGCGGTACGCGGAAGTCACGCAATGT
This sequence is a window from Streptomyces sp. NBC_00691. Protein-coding genes within it:
- a CDS encoding metallophosphoesterase gives rise to the protein MTQGAGQEPVVRTATLRDFRVPPYARVPVQGHATDPTTTEPLPVPPPAEPAPPERVSVASSAAPPAAVRAPAHAASVPVGSAPAAPVPAASAAAPEPPAAPAAPAFPPHAPVAAAPMAGPPAPAPAEPTLHLGRRTAPAYAPDPAGSSIVSVATGHPGNAFPEGGMPEGYTPTERDLPVINRGDTVQVQVAPEPVPAAEPAPANGEGPGPLFVVGDVHGYLDELVEALRAQGLIDGNGSWAAGNARLWFLGDFTDRGPDGIGVIDLVMRLSAEAAAAGGYCKALMGNHELLLIGAKRFGDTPVNSGAGTATFQAAWLLNGGQKHDMDRLQDVHLQWMSRLDAVVREDDHLLLHSDTTAYLDYGQTIEDVNDTVHEILTRNDADEVWDVFRKFTKRFAFRDEGGPQAVQELLSTYGGSRIVHGHSPIPYLLGQVGTEEGEGSSGPLVDGPHVYADGLAIAMDGGVTMAGKLLVVQLPLNG